In Leisingera sp. NJS204, the DNA window GTTGAGCGCTGGGGCGACGCCAGTGTCATGCGGTTTCACCCGATGCTGCAGGAGCATTTTGCGACACTCCTTGCACAAAAGGGCGAGCACGCGCTGACCGGGCTCCATGCGAAAGCCTCCGCGGGGCTGTTGCAGATGGGTAAGTGGCACGAAGCAGTGCACCATGCGTTTTGTGCGGGCCGTCCCGAGCGAGCCGGTGCGATCATTCTCGATCATGCCCGGGAATTGCTGAGTGACGGCAGTCTGCCGCTACTGCTGCAATTCCTGGAGCGCATCCCCGAAGGATACCGCGTGGACGATCCCCGCATGCAGCTGCTTGAGGCATGGGTATACTCGATGACCCACAAAGCACCGAAAGCACTGCGTATTCTGGACCAGATCAAAGACCCTGAGGCGGTCGATCCGGTTTTCGCGACTGAGTTGCAGGTGGTGCGCGCTGTAGCGCTGATCGTGGTCGAGAAAATCGACGCCGCGAGAGAGACGGTCCGCCAGATCACGGACGATGCGGTCTGCACCGAACGTTGGGTTCGTGAGGTCCTGCGCAACATTGAAAGCTATCTGAACTTTAGATCTGGAGCTTTCGCCCAGGCGCGCACCGTACCCGATTGCACGCTGCCGATTAAGCGGACTTACCAGCTTGTGTTCTCTGCCATGTCCTGGGCCGAGCAGGGCCGTTTGAGCGCGGCGCATCGCCAGTTTGAGAGAGAGTTCAAGCAGGCTCGAATTTCCTTCCCCGACGATTCGGCAATTGGCGCGGTGATCTACGCGTTCCATTCCGCCATCCTGTTTGCCCGGGGCGACCACGAGGCGATCGTCGAGCGCCATTTCCGCTATGAGGCCATAATCCGCGAAGCCTGTCCGCTTGATGCCCTGCGATTGTCGACCATTGCACGGGCGCGGGTCGATGCCGCAGCCGGCTTCTTCGATATTGCGCAGGATCGGCTGGAAACTGTTGTTGCCTTGGCGCGAGAACGCAGCTGGCACCGGCTTGATGCCGCCTGCTGCGCCGAGCGGGCGCGGCTCTGGATGCAGCAGGGCGATCTTGCCGCCGCGCAACGGCTTTTAAAGCGGCTAGAGCTCATAGCCGATCGGGACCGGATCGACGCCTCGGCGATGAAAGAAATTCGCGTATCTATCGATACGACCCGGATCAGGCTCGATATCCTGTCCGGCCAAGCCGGGCAGGCCGCGATTGCCGCCGAGAAGATGCTCGACGATTTCATGGCCACCGGCTTTATCTTCCGCGCCACGCGTATGCGGCACCTGCTTGGCGTCGCCCTTCTGGCTGCAGATGAAAGGATTCGCGCGACACAGGTGCTTGGTTCGCTGCGCAGCTGGGCCAATGACGAGCAGGCGGAGGCTGTTCTAACGCTTGAACCGCCCTTCTCGGCAAGCCATTTTCACAAGCACGCGCCGTCCGCAGACAGCGGCAGGAATGAGCCGCATGACCAGCTAAATCCACGCGAGCACGACGTGATCAAGCTGGCTGCGACAGGCCGGACGAACAAAGAGATCGCACGCGGACTTGACGTCAGTCCCGAGACGGTCAAATGGCATCTGAAGAACATTTACAGCAAGCTTCACGTTAACAACCGCGTCGAAGCCATCGCCAAGCTTCACCGTATTGACGTAGGTGTCAGCAAGACTGGCTGACTGCCCCCCCGTTCGTGGGGGTCCTGTTGTCCAGCAGACCTTTACCTCTAGGGGGGAACAAACCCCGCGAGGCGCGTGCAATGAATGATGAAGATGACAAAATCAGGCGGTTGAAAGAAGCATTCGCGACCTTGCAGCGCGGCTACGAGGTAGAGCGTTGCCCGACCGTGACTGTCCGCCGAGATCGGCTGTATCGACTGGCGGCGATGCTCAACAAATACGAGACCCGGCTGATCGAGGCGATGTCAGATGACTTCGGACACCGCTCGCATCACGAGTCTGCGATGTTCGACATCGTACTCTCGCTCAGCGAGATCGGGGACTGCCGGCGCCATGTGCGAAAGTGGATGCGTCCGCGGCGGGTCCCCACCCGGTTTCACCTGCGCCCGGCAAAAAGCCGGATCATCCCCCAACCGCTTGGTGTGGTCGGCGTCATGACACCGTGGAACTTCCCGGTCTATCTTGGCATCGGTGGCGTCGCAGATGCCATTGCTGCGGGTAATCGCGTGCTGCTTAAGCCGAGTGAGCTGACACCGGCCACGAGCGAGGTGCAGGCGGAAGCCATCGCCGAGTTCTTCGCTCCCGACGAGTTCAATGTTGCGATAGGCGGTGTCGAAGTCGCCCAGGCGTTCAGCGATCTGCCTTTCGATCACATCCTTTTCACCGGATCTACGGCTGTGGGCCGCAAAGTGGCCGAGGCCGCGGGACGGAACCTGACTCCGGTCACGCTGGAGCTTGGCGGCAAGTCGCCTGCCCTTGTCACGCCCTCGGCAAGGCTCGGCAAGGCAGCCCGCTCGATCGCCCATGCAAAACTGGCCAATGCTGGGCAGATCTGCATTGCGGCGGATTACGTGCTGGTCCCCGAGGCGATGCGCAAGGATTTCGTGCATGAGTTAGGCGCCTGCATGACCAAGCTTTACCCGACCTATTCGGACAATCCGGATTATACGGCGATCGTCAGCGATACCCATTTCGAGCGCCTTGGGCAGCTGGTCGATGATGCGGTCGCGGGTGGCGCCAATGTCATCAGGCCGCATCACGATGGGCCGGCTACGACGCGGAAGTTTCCGCCCACCATCCTCACCGATCTTCCCGAGAATTGCAGGGTAATGCAGGAAGAAATTTTTGGCCCGGTCCTGCCGGTCATCGGCTATGACGGTCTCGACGATGCCATTGCCAGGATCAATGGACGTGATCGGCCACTGGCGCTTTATGTATTCTCAGAGTCCTCGTCGGACCGCGATCGTGTATTGGCAGAAACGGTCTCGGGCGGTGTCGTCATCAATGATTGCCTCTGGCACGTTCCAAACGACAGTTTGCCCTTCGGCGGTGTGGGCGCCAGCGGTATGGGGGCCTATCACGGCCGCGCCGGATTCGATGCAATGTCCAAGCTCAAACCCGTGATGTACCAGTCGCGCCTCAGCGCAACGTCGTTGCTATATCCGCCCTTTCGGGCACCGGACCGAGAAGTTAGGGCGTTTGCTGCGCCGGATCATTTGATCGAAAAGGCTATGCTGCACTGCAGCAATTTACTGCTGCATTGCAGCATAGCTTTTGCTATAGTGCTATTAGCAAGTGGAAAACCCGTCGAAAAGGAACCTGATATGACAAAACATACTAGCAAGACATGTTCGACCAGCCTTACCACACTGGAAGAGTCCGTAGGACGTGATGCCGCGCAGGATTCCGTGAGCCGGACCCTCGGCGCAGTGACCGCCACTGGTCGCGCTCTGTTTGACGGCGTGATTGCGTTCGACCGGGCGCTGCTCGGTTCCACCAAGGTTGCCTTTACCGACACGATGAACCACGGTCGCGAGTCGCTGCGCGCCAAGAATGTTCACTGCCTGCTTGAGCTTCAGGCGCAATTCGTCAAACATCGCTACGAGACGGTGAACCTCCAGGCCACGGAACTTTCCGAACTGACCCGGACGCAGCTTGCGACTGCATGGGAACAGCTTCGTGATATCGGCGGGACCAAAAACAAGCCGGCCTGAACCGGCCGGTCGCACAGGAACTGAAGAAAGGGAGCGGCGCATCGCTCCCTTTTCTGTTCAGCCAGCGGCTCCTGCAAGTAATCCCTCGACACCGTGAAGAAGGCCGCCGAGGCAGGCACCGAGCGCGGCACCGTTGAGCCGGATGAATTGCAGATCGCGTCCGACCTCGGCCTCGAAGCGCGAGATCAGCAGTTCGCTATCCCATTCCGCGATGGTCTGCTCGACATAACGGCCGATCACAGGGCGCAACTCCAGGACGATGCTTTCTGCCGCGCCTATGGCGGACGCCTCAAGGCGTTCTATCGCTTCAGGATCGCTGCGCATCTCGCCTGCGGTTCGCAGAAAGGCCCGCTCAAGCCGCTTCTCCAGCGTGCCATCATGCGCGGCCAAAACCGTCTTTCGTTCGATCTGCCGCAGCAGCCCCCGGATCCGTTCGCCAAAGCTGTTCGTCCCGGACAATTCGGCAAGGGCGTCGTGCAGCGCGTTTTCCAACCTGCCCGACTCCGAAAGACGGGCGACGACATCGTTTACCGCGTCCTCAAAGCCAAGACGAAGCTGCGAATTCGGCTCGGACATCTCGTCTATCACCGACAACACCCCGTCGACAACGGTGTTAGCCGCTATCCGGTCGACCTGCGACGAAATCCACCAGCGGCTTCTATCCTGAACGATCTGGAGAGCAACCTCGCGATTCTCGTCGATCGACTCGCGCACCAGGGCCAGCGTGGCATCGAGGATCCCGCCTTTGGCGCCTGCCTTGATCAGGGTGCTTGCGACGTCGGCCAGCGCCCGTGCTGATGCGGGATCCGACACGGTGTTCCGGACCAGATCAATCACGGCATTCTCGAACGGGCGCAGCAACGGCTTCGGCGCGTCCGAGCCGAGCAGCCGCGCGACCCGGCGCGCAATCATGCGGGCACCGCCTTCATTCTCGATCCACACGAGTCCCCGTTTGACCAGATCGGCTGCCGTCATCTTTTCGACCAATCGCCGCGGTTCCAGGAAATGCTCTTCGATAAAACGGCCAACCGAAGTGGCGACCCGCGCTTGGTTCCGCGGCAAGAGCGCCGTATGGGGGATTGGCAGCCCGAGCGGCCGTCGGAACAGCGCCTCGACAGCGAACCAATCAGCGAGCCCGCCTATTATGCCTGCCTCGGACATCGCCCGGACGGTCATGACCCATCCCGCCGGTGTGCCGCCGAAAAAGGTAGCCGAGTAGGTCAAGGCAAGAACGGCGAGCGTACCGGTGGCGAACCGGCGCAGGCGGGTTAACCCGGCTCGGCGGAGGGCTTCGTCGGGTTTGGGTCGCATGAGGAATTCTCGGCTGGTTTCTGCCGGATATCGTTGAAGAAGCTCATCATCAGGGCGGCCACGTCTTCCCGCAGTGTCATCATGAAGAGGTGTCCGCAACCGATGATTTCAAGCCTGGCGTCGCGTAGCCGGCTGGTCAGGATCCTGCCGTTGACCGGGGGCAGGATGGGATCGTCAGCCCCCATCATCACCAGAGCCGGCGCCTCGATCCGCGGCAGCCAGTGCCAACTTGTCCAGCCACTGGCTGCCATGAGCTGATACAGATAGCCCCGTGCATTTGCACCCGAGAGCGAATCGACATGCTGCCGTAAAAAGGGCGTGCTCTCTTGCACCAGGCCACCATAAAGTTTCGGACCGACCTTCATCATGTGTTCAGGGTCCGAATAGCGCCGCGGGCGGGCCAGTTCGAGCAAGACGCGCGGATCGCCAGGAACGGCAACGATACCGGTTGAGGTTGCGGCCAGAACCAGCGACCGGGTGCGCGCCTTGTGGCGGTAGGCAAAGGTCTGCGCCAGACCGCCTCCCCAAGAGACGCCGAAAACATGGGCGCGCTTGATGTCCAACTCGTTAAGAAGATGTGCGCTCAAATCGGCCAGAGTCGAAAACCGGTAAGGCAGCAAAGGGGCTGGCGAACTGCCGACGCCCGGCGCATCAAAAGTGATCGTCCTGATTGACGGGAAGGCCTGCATGAAGCTGGCAGCGGCCTCGATCGGAGCGCCGATGCCGTTGAACAAGAGCAGTGTCTCGTCGGCATCAACCGGCCCGGCTTCGGCGACGCGAAGAACCTGACTGCCAAGGCGGAGCGTGCGCAAACGGAGCGCTTTTATGCCGGAGTTATTCACGCTTCGATCCGCACATAGGTTCCGGGCGCCTCATCCAACGGCGGATATTCCTTTGAGCCGGGTTGTTTTGGCGCCTCTGTCTTCTTGCCGGAACGCTTTTCAAGCCACTTAACCCAGTATGGCCACCAGCTCCCTTCATTTTGTTTGGCACTTTCCTTGAACGTCTCCGGGGAGTCGCCCGTCGCACCGGTGTAGAAGGCCGTCTTCTTATTGCCGGGCGGGCTCACGATCGACTGGACATGCCCGCTGTTGGTGAGCACAAAATCGGTTTTTCCGCCAAGCAATCCAGTGGTGCGATAGCACCCTTCCCAAGGCGTGATGTGGTCGGTCTCGCCGCCGAGTACAAAGGCATCGCAGGTGACCCGCGACAGGTCAATCGAGCGGCCGCCGATCTCGACCGTGCCCGGCCGCGCCAGCCCGTTCGATTCGAGAATTCCGACGAAATCGCCATGCAGGCCTGAGGTCATCCGCGTGACGTCAGTGTTCCAGTAGAGCAGGTCGAAGGCGGGCGGTGACTCGCCCATCAGATAGTTGTTGACCCAGTAGCTCCAGATCAGTTCGTTTGGCCTGAGCCACGCAAAAACCTTGGCAAGATCGCGCCCTTCCAGAACCCCCTGGGATCCCGAGGCGGCTTTGGCGAGCTCCAGCGTGTCGAGATTGGCGAAAAGACCCATCGACGTGTCGGCGATCTCGTCTGTATCGAGGATCGTAACCATCAAGGTCAAACTGCGCACACGATCGACACTGTCGGCCGCGTAGGCGCCGAGCAGCGCCGCCGTGGTGATACCGCCCGAACAGGCCGCCGCAAGATGAACCTGCTCAGACCCGCTGATCGCGCTGACAGTATCAACCGCCCGTTCAAGTGCCGCCACGTAACCGTCCAGGCCCCACTCAGCCTGTTTGGCGTCCGGGTTGAACCAGCTGACGATGAACACCTGGAAGCCGCTGCTGACAAGGAACTCGATAATGCTGCGCTTGGGAGCGAGATCCCAGACATAATATTTGTTGATCTGCGGCGGAACGACCAGTATCGGCGTGCCGTGAACTTTCTCGGTCTGCGCGGCGTACTGGATCAGTTCGTACTCGGGATCGCGCCGTACGACATTGCCCGGGGTCAGCGCGAGATTCTTGCCGACGGTGAACTTGGACTTATCAACCATTGACGGCATGCCGCCGTTTTCCTGCAAATCCTCAAGCATTTGGCGGGCGCCCGTCACCAGATTCTCGCCTCCGGTCTCGATGGTGCGCTTCAGCGCCGCCGGGTTGCCGAGCAGTGTGTTGGTCGGCGCGACCGCGTCAAGGATCGAAGAGGTTGCAGTGCTGGCGCGCCCCTCGTCCTTCGGTGAAAGGTCAAGCGCATTTATCCAACCTTCGATGCCGGCACGCATGGCCAGGTGCCCCTGCATCGCCGTGCGGTAGAACGGATTGCTCTCCCACGCCGAATCCTGAAAGCGGCGGTCGCCCTTCTCCGGCTGGACGCCGGACTTGCCGGAAAGACTCTTGCCGATTTCGCGGGCGATCTGGCTGATCGCGTCGGTCGCGGCCCCCGGATTGCTCAATGCCGCGCCGTAGAACCTGAAAAGCGAACGGGTCAGTTCGCCGTGCGGCGCACCGTCATCGTCTTTGTTCCGGATTTTCATGAGACCTCCTAGCTGCCGGTAAGGCAGGATCGTTTATACGAAGACAAGAGCGAGCGCTTCGGCGAAGACAGCAGGCGCCTCGGCGCCTTCCGCGGCGACGGTACATGAGGTGCGGACCAGCAAACGGTCGTCGCCTTTCGGTTCAACGCCGGTCAGCGTGACGCTGACCCGGACTGTGGCACCGGCCGGGACGGCGCCGGTAAAACGAACCTTGTCCAGCCCGTAATTCATCACCCCCGAGGCGTCGCCGGGAAAAACACCGATCTCCTGCAAAGCTGACGCGATCAGCGACAGGCAGAGAAACCCGTGAGCAATCGGGCCACCGAACGGGCTTTCACGCTCTGCCCGCTCGACGTCGACGTGGATCCACTGCTGGTCTTCAGTACAATTTGCAAAAGCATTGATACGGGCCTGGTCGATCACGATCGGCGCGCTCGCGCCAAACTCGTGTCCGACGTGTCCGGCCATCGTAGCAAGTGAATATCCTTCTGGAATCGCCATGATGCCGCTCCTCAATCGAGCTTCTGCAGTTCGCGCCGCAGAATCTTGCCAACCGTGGATTTCGGCAATTCGTCAACAAAGCGCACCTGACGCGGAACTTTGTAGCCCGCCAACGCATCGCGGCATTGTTCGATCACGCTGTCTTCGGTGAGATCGGCGCCGTCTTCCTTGACGATGTAGAGCCGGACCAATTCGCCGGTCTTCTCGTCCGGCACGCCGACAGCGGCACATTCGAAAACACCCGGAAAGCCTGCAACGGCCGCCTCGATCTCGTTGGGGTAAACGTTGAAGCCCGAGACGAGGATCATGTCCTTCTTGCGATCGACAATCGAAAGATACCCCTCGTCGTCGAACACGCCGATGTCACCGGTGCGGAAGAAGCCGTCAGCCGTGAACGACTCGGCGTTGGCATCGTCACGGTTCCAGTAGCCGCTCATCACCTGTGGCCCGCGGGCGCAGACCTCACCCGGCTCGCCGCGCGGCGCTTCGGTTCCGTCATCGCGCAAGAGCTTGATTTCGGTCTCTGGCAGCGGCATGCCCACCTTGCCCGAAAATCCCTGCTTGCCCATCGGGTTCAACGTCAGGATCGGCGAAGTCTCGGACAGGCCATAGCCCTCGAGGATATCGGCACCGGTGATTTTGCGCCATTTCTCCGATGTCGAGGACAACACCGGCGCACCGCCGCCGATCGCAACCCGGTAGTTCGAGAAATCCAGCTTGCCGAATTCGGGATGCTGCAACATGCCGCCGAACAGCGTGTTCACACCGGTGATGACGCTGAAGGGATGCTTCTTCATGGTTTCCATGAACTCGCCCATGTCACGCGGATTGGCGATAAGCACGTTCTTGGCGCCGACCGAGAAGTAGCTGAGCAGATTCAAGGTCAGGGCAAAGATGTGATAAAGCGGCAGAGCCGTAATGACGGTTTCCTTGCCCGGGCGCAGCGCGTCCGCCGCGAACGCCTTGAATTGTTCGGAATTGGCGATGAGGTTCCTATGGCGCAGTACAGCACCCTTGGCGAACCCGGTGGTGCCGGCAGTGTATTGCAGATAGATCATGTCGTCGCGGCTCAATTCGACATGTGTGAAGGTGCTTTGTGCGCCTTCGGCCAGCGCATCCATGAAACGGATGGGGTTCGGAATGCCGGGATCAACCTCCGGGCTCTTGATATCCTCGCCGGTGCAATCGCCCATGTCGACGGTAATCACAGATTTGACAGACGTGTCGCCTAGAGCCTTTACCAGCGTGGCGGTCGAGCCACCGTAAATAACAATGGCCTCCACACCCGCATCGTTCAGTTGATGCGTCAATTCCGTCGCTGTGTAGAGCGGGTTGATGTTCACCTGTACACCACCGGCTCGCATTACCCCCATCATCGCAACCGGGAAGGCAAGCAGGTTTGGCGTCATCATAGCCACCCGGTCACCCTTCTTCAGGTTCAGCTTTGTCTGCAGGAAGGCAGCGAAGTCCCTGGAAAGTTTGTCGACCTCACCAAAAGTGAGCGAACTTGACAGGCTGTGGAACGCGGTTTTGTCCTTGTAGCGCTCCATCGCCGTCTCGATCATATCAACGACCGTTTCGTAGGCTTCGGTATTGATTTTAGTCGGCACATTCTCTGGATAGAATTGCTCCCAGAAACGAGGCATAGCGATCTCCCTATTTTGGTCTCCTGTGCATCGGGCGGATGCCCAAGCGACTTTAGAGGCTACGGTTTTTCTACAAGGCCAAGCTATGCGACGGATCAGTAGAGCAGGCACCCCACATATGGGGGGGTAGCCGGCCAGCTGCGGCGGCGCGTCTGGAAACGAGCAAGCAATCACTGCTGTTGCGGATGCCACCCTTACGGGGGGTGTGCAGGCCGCTCGGCCCTGAAAGGATCACACGGATCGTCGAACGGTATGCGCAGCAAAGTGTACGGGCGGCTTCGTAAACAATGGCTGCTAGCGCCAGCAGTAACCAATTGATAAAACGACCCGGTGGACCGGGAAGGAGGAAACCATGCGAACCATTCTTACGGTCGGCACCTGCGTCCTGGCGCTGTCAACGCCTGTCTTCGGTCAAGACACACATCTCTATTGGGGAGACACGCATCTCCACACCAACTACTCGCTCGACGCCTATGCCCTGCAAAACGAGACGGTGGACCCGGAGACCGCCTACCGCTTCGCGAAGGGCTTGCCGGTGATCGCGGGTCTGACAGGCCAGCGCGCGCAGCTAGAAACACCGCTCGATTTCCTCGTGGTCAGCGATCATGCGGAATTTCTGGGCGTGATCCGCGCGATCGGGCTTGGCGATCCCAAAATGATGGCGATCGAGGGCGGGCGGCGGTGGAACAAAATGCTGAATGAAGGCAAGGGCAAGCAGGTGTTCTTCGAGATCATCCAGACAGCCAATAAAGACGTGAACGCATTAATCGCTCTGAATTCAAAGGAAGTCCGCGCCACGGCCTGGGAAGCGATCGTGAACGCCGCGGAACGGCACAACGACCCGGGGCGCTTTACCACCTTCATCGGATGGGAATGGAGCTCGCAACCCGGCGGGCGCAATCTTCACCGTGTGGTATTCACGCCGGACGGCAAGGACAAGGCCATGGGATATTTGCCCTATGGCATGATCGACTCAGCCAAGCCACGTGATCTGTGGAACTGGCTGGCAGAAACCGCCGAACGCGAAGACACCGATTTCATTTCTATCCCCCATAACATGAACCTGTCACAGGGGACGATGTTTCCGCTCACTGATGAAAGCGGCAACCCGATTGACGAGGACTATGCAGAACAACGAGAACGATGGGAGACGGTTGCCGAGGTCACCCAGGTGAAAGGCGATTCAGAAACACACCCTGATCTGTCGCCGGACGACCCGTTTGCATATTTCGAGATCTACGACCGATCAATCACCGTCGAAGGCGGTTCGGCCAAGATCGAAGCCGGAAGCTACGCCCGTTCCGCGCTGATGCGCGGCCTGACGCTTGAGAATGCTATCGGCAAGAACCCCTACAAGTTCGGCATGATCGGTTCCACCGACGCGCACACAGGTCTGTCCACACCGGACGAGGGCAATTTCCTCGGAAAGTTCACGGCCGACAGCATTCCCGGCACCAAAATGAAGGAAACACTGCCCAATACGGTTGGTTGGGAGATGGCCGCGCAGGGACTGGCGGGTGTCTGGGCAACCGAGAACACCCGGGCAGCGATCGCCGCAGCCTTCCGGCGCAAGGAGGTCTACGCGACGACCGGCCCACGCATCGCGTTGCGCGTATTCGGCGGTTACAAGTTCCCCGCCGATGCTACCGAAGCGGTCGATCTGGCCGCGGTCGGCTACGCCCACGGCATTCCGATGGGAGGCGATCTGGCCCGGCCTGAAGGAGACAGCGCGCCAAGCCTTCTGATCCACGCGGTAAAAGACCCGCTGGGCGCCAATCTCGACAGGGTGCAGGTTGTCAAGGGTTGGCTGGGAACGGATGGGAAAACCCATGAGACGATCTATGATGTCGTGCTGTCGGATGGACGGACAGACGGATCCGTCGATGTCGGTGACACGATCGATCCCGAGACCGGCAGCTATACCAACGACATCGGCGCCCCCGAGTTTGTCACACTCTGGACCGATCCTGATTTCGCTCCCGGCCTGCGTGCCTTCTACTATGTTCGTGTCCTGCAGATACCAACGCCGCGCCACTCACTCTACAACGCGATTGCACTTCAGATTGACCCCGCCGAGACCGGACGGCCGCCAGTGATCCGCGAACGCGCCTACTCTTCGCCGATCTGGTACAGCCCGGGCGATGATCTTCGCACCGAGGTACCGGTGCTGGTGCCCGCAGGATCCGATTGAGACCAGAAGGGGAGCTGGAGATGGTGAGGGCCATGCTGAAAGAACCGTTGCTGCACTTCCTCGTGCTCGCCATCGGACTGTTTGCGCTCCATGCAGCCGTCTCCAAGGACGAGGAGCGGGACGCAAGGACCATCGTCGTGGATCGCGTGGCACTACTGGAATTCATCCAGTATCGTACCAAGCAGTTCGACTCCGAAACCGCGGCCACGAAACTGGATAGCCTGTCCTCCGACGCGCTCGACCGGATTGTGCAGAGCTTTGTCCGAGAGGAGGCATTGGCACGCGAGGCGA includes these proteins:
- a CDS encoding DUF3604 domain-containing protein; this encodes MRTILTVGTCVLALSTPVFGQDTHLYWGDTHLHTNYSLDAYALQNETVDPETAYRFAKGLPVIAGLTGQRAQLETPLDFLVVSDHAEFLGVIRAIGLGDPKMMAIEGGRRWNKMLNEGKGKQVFFEIIQTANKDVNALIALNSKEVRATAWEAIVNAAERHNDPGRFTTFIGWEWSSQPGGRNLHRVVFTPDGKDKAMGYLPYGMIDSAKPRDLWNWLAETAEREDTDFISIPHNMNLSQGTMFPLTDESGNPIDEDYAEQRERWETVAEVTQVKGDSETHPDLSPDDPFAYFEIYDRSITVEGGSAKIEAGSYARSALMRGLTLENAIGKNPYKFGMIGSTDAHTGLSTPDEGNFLGKFTADSIPGTKMKETLPNTVGWEMAAQGLAGVWATENTRAAIAAAFRRKEVYATTGPRIALRVFGGYKFPADATEAVDLAAVGYAHGIPMGGDLARPEGDSAPSLLIHAVKDPLGANLDRVQVVKGWLGTDGKTHETIYDVVLSDGRTDGSVDVGDTIDPETGSYTNDIGAPEFVTLWTDPDFAPGLRAFYYVRVLQIPTPRHSLYNAIALQIDPAETGRPPVIRERAYSSPIWYSPGDDLRTEVPVLVPAGSD